Proteins found in one Candidatus Methylomirabilis lanthanidiphila genomic segment:
- a CDS encoding isocitrate dehydrogenase, whose product MEQVEGFRLQKEGRAITVQEGRLIVPDDPIIPFIEGDGTGRDIWRASVRVFDAAVQRAYGGQRRIVWCEVYAGEKAFNTLKTWLPEETVQAFRTYVVGIKGPLTTPVGGGIRSLNVALRQLLDLYVCLRPVRYIRGVPSPVKRPEQVDMVIFRENTEDIYAGIEWEAQSPEADKVIRFLQDEMGVKKIRFPESSAIGIKPVSRDGSERLIDASIQYALRHQRRSVTMVHKGNIMKFTEGAFRDWGYALAADRYRNETVSLRESWILDNKEKNPNLTVKENALFIDPGYKDMTPDRQAKVREEVEAALALWPTHGDGRWKRKLLIKDSIADITLQQTLTRADEFDVIATLNLNGDYLSDALAAQIGGIGIAPGGNINYRTGHAIFEATHGTAPKYADMDKVNPGSVILSGEMMLRHLGWNEAADLVVRGLEEAIARRQVTYDFARLLRTEGTTDVKELKCSEFATAVIGNMG is encoded by the coding sequence ATGGAGCAGGTTGAAGGATTTCGGCTACAGAAAGAGGGTCGCGCGATTACGGTGCAGGAAGGTCGGTTGATCGTCCCGGACGATCCGATCATCCCCTTCATTGAGGGCGACGGGACCGGGCGAGACATCTGGCGCGCCTCGGTCCGCGTATTCGATGCGGCGGTACAACGCGCCTATGGCGGGCAGCGCCGCATCGTTTGGTGCGAGGTCTATGCGGGCGAGAAGGCGTTCAATACGCTCAAGACCTGGTTGCCGGAGGAGACGGTTCAGGCCTTTCGCACCTATGTCGTCGGGATCAAGGGACCGCTCACGACGCCCGTAGGCGGCGGCATCCGCAGCCTGAACGTGGCGCTTCGCCAACTCCTGGACCTCTATGTCTGTCTCAGGCCGGTTCGGTACATTCGCGGTGTCCCGAGTCCTGTGAAGCGCCCTGAACAGGTGGACATGGTCATCTTCCGAGAGAATACCGAAGACATCTATGCGGGGATCGAGTGGGAGGCGCAATCGCCGGAGGCCGATAAGGTCATCCGCTTTCTGCAGGACGAGATGGGGGTCAAGAAGATCCGCTTCCCAGAGAGTTCGGCGATCGGGATTAAACCGGTCAGTCGGGACGGGAGCGAGCGACTGATCGACGCCTCGATCCAGTACGCCCTTCGACATCAGCGCAGGTCGGTGACGATGGTCCATAAGGGCAACATCATGAAGTTTACAGAAGGCGCGTTCCGGGACTGGGGATATGCGCTGGCGGCCGATAGGTACCGTAATGAGACGGTCAGCCTCCGAGAGAGCTGGATCCTTGACAATAAGGAAAAGAATCCGAACCTTACCGTTAAGGAGAATGCCCTGTTCATCGATCCTGGCTATAAAGATATGACCCCGGATCGGCAGGCGAAGGTTCGTGAGGAGGTCGAGGCGGCCCTTGCGCTGTGGCCCACGCACGGCGATGGACGGTGGAAGCGCAAGCTGTTGATCAAAGACTCGATCGCCGACATCACGCTGCAGCAGACCCTGACGCGGGCCGATGAGTTCGACGTGATCGCCACACTGAATCTGAATGGCGACTATCTGTCGGATGCGCTTGCCGCCCAGATTGGCGGGATCGGAATTGCGCCAGGAGGGAATATCAACTATCGCACCGGTCACGCGATCTTTGAGGCGACGCATGGGACGGCGCCGAAATACGCCGACATGGATAAGGTCAATCCCGGCTCGGTAATCCTGTCCGGCGAGATGATGCTGCGACACCTCGGCTGGAACGAGGCGGCGGACCTGGTGGTGCGTGGGTTGGAAGAGGCCATTGCCCGGAGGCAGGTCACCTATGACTTTGCCAGGCTGCTGCGCACCGAGGGGACGACCGACGTCAAGGAACTGAAGTGCTCCGAATTCGCCACAGCGGTCATCGGGAATATGGGCTAG